The nucleotide window GCCGAGGTGCGCGCCGCTGCACGGGACCATGCGCTGACGCTGTTGCTCAAGGCGCTGGACTGAATATCTTGCCCCGGCCCCTGCCCTGCGGCTAGGTCTTGCAGGCAGGGTTCAGCACGGGACATTCCGACATGACGACACGCGGCCATTGTCATTGCGGCGCAACGCGCTGGCAGTTCGAGGGCGCGCCCAACTGGGCGTGCTATTGCCATTGCGACGACTGCCGCCGCAATTGCGGGGCGCCGGTGGTGGCGTGGCTGGGCGTGCCGGTGGCGGCCTTCCGATGGACCGGCGCGACGCCCGCGACCCGCGAAAGCTCGCCCGGCGCCCACCGGCATTTCTGCGCCAGTTGCGGCACGCCGATGGCATTCGAGGCGGATCACTACCCCGGCGACATGCATGTCTACGCGGCCGCGTTGGAGGACCCGGGCGCGGTGCAACCGGCCTTTCACGTGCATTATGACAAGCGGCTGCCGTGGCTGACGCTGGACGACGATTTGCCGAAATATGACGGCAGCGTCGTGGACCTGCCCGAGGACGCCGTCATCTTCCCAAGGGACTGACCGGCCTAACGCACCAGCAGCGCCGCGAACTCCTCTGGCGGGGCGTCAGCCTCGATCGCCTGCCAGATCGCCTCGGCGCGGCCTTCGCCCAACAGGGCGGCGGCCTTGGCGCGCACGCGTTTCTGGCGCGCGGCTAGGCCGGGATCAGCGTCGAGGTCGTGAAAGAGATCCTGCACGGACCCGTCCTTGAGCGTCACGCGCAGGCGGGCCTGCATTTCGGTCAGGCTGTCGTCGCTGTCCACCGTGACCCGTTCGCGCAGCGCGGCGAGGTCGGCGTCACGGCTGAGCGAGTCGGCGAAGCTTTCCAGCCGCGCGGTGTCATGCCCGGTCAGCGCCATGGCGGTGACCATGCGGTAGCTGAACTTGGACTGAAGCCCGCTTTCGGGCGCGGCGATGTTGCAGACGCTGAGCCAGCGGGGATGGGTGGAGATTCCGACTGTCTCGACCCGATCGGCCCCGGCATCGAGGTCGCGCAGCGCTTCCAGCGTGGCATGCAGGCCATGGCAGCAGGCATGGAACTTGTGCTGAACGCTCTCGAACAGCCAGTCCTGCCCCAGCGTGTCGAAGGCCCCACCATGCCCTTCGCCATGATGCGTCTGGCCGAACCCGTTCTGGCCGTCCATGGCGCCGGGCGCGCTGACGAATCCGCGCGCGGCCAGTTGCGCCGCCTCCACCCCGTTCGAGGCCGCAAGGCCCGCGTTCATCGGCTTGCCCATGGTGCCGAACTGCGCCTTGATCCCCGAAGCGCGGGTGGTGACGAGGCCGATGGCGTGCTGCATCTGTCCCTCGGTCAGCCCCATAAGGCGCCCGCCGGCCAGCGTGGCGCCGAAAGCCCCCGCCGTGGCGGTCTGGTGATAGCCCACCTGGTAATGCGCCCGGCCCAGCCAGACGCCCACGCGGATCGACGCCTCGACGCCGATCAGCGCGGCCTCCTGCAGCGCGGTTCCGGTGGCGCCCATGGCCTCGCCCACGGCCAGGGCGGCGGGGATCACGGCCACGGACGGGTGGCCGATATGGGCGAAATGCGTGTCGTCATAATCGAGCGCGTGGGACACCGTGCCGTTGACCAGCGCGGCCATGCGGGCGGGCACACGCAGGTCGCTGCCGATGAGCCCCGCCTGCGGGCTGCCGCCCTCGTCCTGGGCCTGCGCGCGCAGGATCCCCGCCACGGGCTCGTCGCGCCCGGCGATGCCCACGGCGGCCCAGTCAAGCAGCGACAGGCGCAGGATTTCCATCGCGTCCTGGGCCTTCACGGGCCCGAGCGCGAAGCCGGCCAGCCGTTCGCCGATCTCACCCCCGTCCATAGAGCTTCTCCGCCCGCGTCTCGAAGGCGCGCACGATGCGCTTCATCGCCTCGTA belongs to Roseovarius sp. THAF27 and includes:
- a CDS encoding GFA family protein; the encoded protein is MTTRGHCHCGATRWQFEGAPNWACYCHCDDCRRNCGAPVVAWLGVPVAAFRWTGATPATRESSPGAHRHFCASCGTPMAFEADHYPGDMHVYAAALEDPGAVQPAFHVHYDKRLPWLTLDDDLPKYDGSVVDLPEDAVIFPRD
- a CDS encoding MmgE/PrpD family protein, whose amino-acid sequence is MDGGEIGERLAGFALGPVKAQDAMEILRLSLLDWAAVGIAGRDEPVAGILRAQAQDEGGSPQAGLIGSDLRVPARMAALVNGTVSHALDYDDTHFAHIGHPSVAVIPAALAVGEAMGATGTALQEAALIGVEASIRVGVWLGRAHYQVGYHQTATAGAFGATLAGGRLMGLTEGQMQHAIGLVTTRASGIKAQFGTMGKPMNAGLAASNGVEAAQLAARGFVSAPGAMDGQNGFGQTHHGEGHGGAFDTLGQDWLFESVQHKFHACCHGLHATLEALRDLDAGADRVETVGISTHPRWLSVCNIAAPESGLQSKFSYRMVTAMALTGHDTARLESFADSLSRDADLAALRERVTVDSDDSLTEMQARLRVTLKDGSVQDLFHDLDADPGLAARQKRVRAKAAALLGEGRAEAIWQAIEADAPPEEFAALLVR